One genomic segment of Rubeoparvulum massiliense includes these proteins:
- a CDS encoding thiamine-binding protein, which yields MANALVSVQILPKPAHGEDVIPFVDEAIRIIQESGVKHQVQPLDTVMEGEMDELLAIVSKMNKRMMELGCKNVITQVKVLYQPEGITLETLTEKYR from the coding sequence ATGGCCAATGCATTGGTTAGTGTACAGATTCTTCCCAAGCCAGCCCATGGCGAAGATGTGATTCCCTTCGTGGACGAAGCGATTCGCATCATTCAAGAATCAGGGGTAAAGCATCAGGTTCAGCCCTTAGACACCGTGATGGAAGGGGAGATGGATGAACTGCTTGCCATTGTCTCTAAAATGAATAAGCGGATGATGGAGCTAGGCTGTAAGAACGTGATTACCCAGGTGAAGGTCTTATACCAACCGGAGGGCATCACGCTAGAAACCTTAACGGAGAAATATCGCTAA
- a CDS encoding ABC transporter permease — translation MRRLKNGVKQGWRPILVLILFFSLWEIVVRIAEIPAWLLPAPTVIWQAAVEAGPRLAQHVVATIQLTLLGFLIGTVTGLSIAMLLHRFQGLRQAFYPLLILTQNVPIIVLAPLLVIWFGFGILPKLIVITLVVFFPVAVAALDGFRQVPLELTHYLEMAGASRNQQFWKLELPYALPSIFSGLKISATYSVMGAVISEWLGAKAGIGVFMTLASSSFRTDRVFAAIMIIMALSLIFFVLIQLLERFLIRWKPEKGR, via the coding sequence ATGCGTCGACTAAAGAATGGAGTGAAGCAAGGATGGCGACCAATTTTGGTCCTCATCCTCTTCTTTAGTCTATGGGAGATCGTGGTCCGTATCGCCGAGATTCCTGCATGGCTCCTACCTGCTCCAACTGTGATTTGGCAAGCAGCAGTAGAAGCAGGTCCGAGGTTAGCACAGCATGTAGTGGCCACGATTCAACTTACCTTACTTGGTTTTCTCATCGGTACAGTAACCGGGCTCTCCATCGCCATGTTACTTCATCGGTTCCAAGGCTTACGGCAGGCGTTTTATCCACTGCTTATCCTGACGCAGAATGTTCCTATTATTGTCCTTGCACCCTTGTTGGTCATCTGGTTTGGCTTCGGTATCCTTCCGAAGCTCATCGTGATCACCTTGGTCGTTTTCTTCCCTGTTGCTGTAGCAGCTCTCGATGGCTTTCGCCAAGTACCGTTAGAATTGACCCATTATTTAGAGATGGCTGGTGCTAGTCGGAATCAACAGTTCTGGAAGCTGGAACTACCCTATGCCTTACCATCCATCTTTTCTGGCTTAAAAATCTCCGCCACCTATAGTGTGATGGGGGCGGTTATTTCAGAATGGTTAGGAGCAAAAGCAGGGATTGGCGTCTTTATGACTTTAGCCTCTTCATCCTTTCGTACGGATCGCGTTTTTGCCGCCATTATGATCATTATGGCATTAAGTCTGATCTTCTTTGTACTGATTCAATTACTTGAACGTTTTCTTATTCGATGGAAACCGGAGAAGGGGAGATAA
- a CDS encoding ABC transporter ATP-binding protein, translating to MKLEIHNLSKSFGPQQVLRHLSLQVKEGEFVSILGPSGSGKSTLFHLIGGLYQPYEGEILLDGKPIMGERGHISYMPQQSALLPWRTILQNVLLTEELQGKSDPAKAQRMLAKAGLLEYANAYPHQLSGGMKQRASFIRALLSPQSLLLLDEPFSALDELTRMEMQQWLLHLWEEDRRSVLFITHSIEEALLLSDRIYILSPKPAQIEREIVIPQARPRTEAWRLSENFLELKREAYHTLAHHQLPMQEKEEKA from the coding sequence ATGAAATTAGAGATTCATAATCTATCGAAGTCCTTTGGTCCCCAACAGGTGCTCCGGCATCTTTCACTCCAGGTGAAGGAAGGAGAATTCGTCTCTATCTTAGGTCCTTCTGGAAGTGGGAAGAGTACATTATTCCATCTCATTGGCGGTCTTTATCAACCGTATGAAGGGGAGATTCTCCTCGATGGGAAGCCGATTATGGGAGAGCGGGGACATATTAGCTATATGCCGCAACAATCCGCCTTACTTCCGTGGCGTACCATTCTGCAAAATGTTCTACTCACAGAAGAGCTACAAGGAAAAAGTGATCCAGCCAAAGCTCAGCGCATGCTGGCGAAGGCAGGACTATTGGAGTATGCCAATGCCTACCCTCATCAGCTCTCTGGTGGGATGAAGCAGCGTGCTTCCTTTATCCGGGCGCTCCTCAGTCCTCAGTCCTTACTCCTATTGGATGAGCCATTTTCTGCCCTCGATGAATTAACGAGGATGGAGATGCAGCAATGGTTGCTTCATCTCTGGGAGGAGGATCGTCGCTCTGTCCTTTTTATCACCCATAGTATTGAAGAGGCGCTCCTGCTATCGGATCGAATCTATATCCTATCGCCAAAGCCAGCACAGATTGAACGGGAGATCGTGATCCCGCAGGCACGCCCACGGACTGAGGCCTGGCGACTCTCGGAAAACTTCCTGGAACTGAAGCGTGAGGCCTACCATACGCTGGCGCATCACCAATTGCCAATGCAGGAGAAGGAGGAGAAAGCATGA
- a CDS encoding TatD family hydrolase: protein MRKLIDAHIHLDLYSEEERTQILRGMKEAEIEGLITVSMHLASSQMNQQLAQHFQGVYPCYGYHPEQALPRDEDLADLFQWIRANAQEMVAVGEVGLPYYLRQEQHLDETPYIELLDQFIQLAKHLHKPIVLHAIYDDAPKVCQLLEKYSYNQAHFHWFKGDPRTIERMARNGYFVSHTPDLLYEAEIVQLVQQYPLGQMMVETDGPWPFTGPFQGMLTEPKMMHHTVNEIARIKGLPIATVYEQLESNTRRFYSLDLSK, encoded by the coding sequence ATGAGGAAGCTCATCGATGCCCATATTCATCTTGATCTCTATTCAGAGGAGGAACGGACTCAGATCCTCAGAGGTATGAAAGAAGCAGAGATCGAGGGCTTGATCACCGTATCCATGCATCTTGCGTCATCTCAAATGAATCAACAGCTAGCCCAGCATTTTCAAGGCGTCTATCCATGCTATGGTTACCATCCTGAGCAAGCCTTACCAAGGGATGAAGATCTCGCTGATCTATTTCAATGGATCCGTGCGAATGCGCAAGAGATGGTGGCAGTAGGTGAGGTGGGCCTACCCTACTATCTGCGGCAGGAACAGCATCTTGATGAAACACCTTATATTGAATTACTAGATCAATTCATTCAGTTGGCGAAGCATTTACATAAGCCCATCGTTCTCCATGCAATCTATGACGATGCACCGAAGGTATGTCAGCTCCTCGAGAAGTATTCATATAATCAAGCTCACTTTCATTGGTTTAAAGGAGATCCTCGTACCATTGAGCGGATGGCTAGGAATGGCTACTTCGTCTCGCATACTCCTGATCTGCTTTATGAGGCTGAAATTGTTCAGTTGGTCCAACAGTATCCCCTTGGTCAAATGATGGTGGAGACCGATGGACCATGGCCCTTTACCGGACCCTTCCAAGGGATGCTGACAGAGCCTAAGATGATGCATCATACGGTGAATGAGATCGCTCGGATTAAAGGATTACCCATTGCAACAGTCTATGAGCAGTTGGAGAGTAACACGAGGAGATTCTATTCCCTTGATCTAAGCAAATGA
- a CDS encoding RCC1 domain-containing protein, producing the protein MTKKKYAILLLVLLMAITMLNACTTSEEKESQNNSPPSATSPSPSDGVVDSNEPVSFTLEASEPIQATEIDSSTIFELMPSEAKNPLTNIQGIAVGSLIDEAGYGYQFGSSYALSQDGKVYAWGYRHWEEEKHAAFPVEVQGLPRISQIAGEFAVTQSGEVWFLNPLKQPMIIKDLTGITRIIQGAGDSVIALKQDGTVSAWGRYSDGDKLHTLEVKAVRDIFASTLHGNTLLFLITSDEQLWEVHLSYGMEDSLPPKLITLPNGEKPLQVAGLLDGYQAFIYTTAGNWYLYNMEKEFTKLNIPNDFIKIAGTSYTQLGLKQDGTVWAWHTTDGINNALLPEEYATATMEKPRQIKEIPAITDIQVGSDHALALTKDGKVYSWGSNMYGQLGQKPYYFDQFTPFGRFKQGNVDAVLSPYQYIIAGDVWHIGNLHGLEPILLDQHVKSAALYRDPAAFLTDAGVILEWKQYLEGNVLTKQYKKLHSTVPITQMVNTTDGLLTLLETGSVMEIVFDNQDIRNTRQVKMDPTPRGRIVQLYNYPIPIVLTDEGEVYYQSTVTEQELVMNPIPNLPKVTSWGPLNHLYFELMGPIAKIIDAQGNAYTVEMEKIYAPNGNQGNTQGNSNQTNNPKIQFTITKTGENAVMLTGGLVIFQDGTIREELNGWPNIHVSGHIQQDPIKHLSSYYAYYIEGPGSLAHVIVQQDGTLLWLGHHPFSRMANPPGPVVQN; encoded by the coding sequence ATGACAAAGAAAAAATATGCTATCCTATTGCTAGTCCTTCTCATGGCCATCACCATGCTAAATGCATGTACTACGTCTGAAGAAAAAGAAAGCCAAAATAACAGTCCACCTTCAGCAACCTCCCCTTCTCCTTCAGATGGTGTTGTTGATTCGAATGAACCTGTCTCATTCACATTAGAAGCATCCGAACCTATCCAAGCAACTGAAATAGATTCTTCTACCATCTTTGAGCTGATGCCATCTGAAGCCAAAAATCCTTTAACGAATATTCAAGGGATCGCTGTAGGTAGTTTGATCGATGAAGCTGGTTATGGCTACCAGTTTGGTTCCTCCTACGCACTGTCACAAGATGGGAAGGTGTATGCATGGGGATATCGTCACTGGGAGGAAGAGAAGCATGCTGCTTTTCCCGTGGAGGTTCAAGGTCTGCCAAGAATCTCACAGATAGCTGGTGAATTTGCCGTGACTCAATCTGGCGAGGTCTGGTTCCTCAATCCGCTAAAGCAACCGATGATCATAAAAGATTTAACAGGGATTACCAGGATCATCCAAGGCGCAGGCGATTCTGTGATCGCTCTAAAACAAGATGGCACGGTAAGCGCTTGGGGGAGATATTCGGATGGGGATAAGCTACATACTCTCGAAGTTAAAGCTGTCCGTGATATTTTTGCAAGTACATTACATGGCAATACTCTTCTATTTTTGATCACGAGCGATGAACAGCTATGGGAGGTTCACCTCTCCTATGGTATGGAGGATTCATTGCCTCCTAAGCTCATCACCCTTCCCAATGGTGAAAAACCATTACAAGTAGCCGGTCTACTTGATGGGTATCAGGCCTTTATTTATACAACTGCAGGGAATTGGTACCTGTACAATATGGAGAAAGAATTCACGAAACTCAACATTCCGAATGATTTTATCAAAATTGCAGGAACAAGCTATACGCAGCTTGGACTCAAACAAGATGGTACGGTGTGGGCATGGCACACTACCGATGGAATCAATAATGCCCTCCTCCCAGAGGAGTATGCTACAGCAACCATGGAGAAACCAAGGCAAATTAAGGAGATCCCGGCGATCACCGATATCCAAGTAGGCAGTGACCATGCACTTGCTCTTACCAAGGATGGTAAGGTCTATAGTTGGGGAAGTAATATGTATGGTCAACTCGGACAAAAGCCCTACTATTTCGATCAATTTACTCCATTCGGTCGCTTTAAGCAGGGAAATGTTGATGCTGTTCTTTCGCCCTATCAATATATCATTGCAGGGGATGTATGGCACATTGGCAACCTTCATGGATTGGAACCTATCCTCCTTGATCAGCATGTAAAGAGTGCAGCCTTGTATCGTGACCCGGCCGCTTTTCTCACGGATGCTGGAGTGATCCTTGAATGGAAGCAATATCTCGAAGGAAATGTTCTTACAAAACAGTATAAAAAGTTACATTCAACGGTCCCAATTACACAAATGGTAAATACAACTGATGGACTGCTCACTTTATTAGAAACAGGCTCTGTGATGGAAATTGTGTTTGATAATCAAGATATTAGGAACACCCGACAGGTCAAAATGGACCCCACACCGAGAGGCAGAATTGTCCAGCTCTATAATTATCCCATTCCCATCGTATTAACAGATGAAGGTGAGGTTTATTATCAGAGCACTGTAACAGAGCAAGAACTAGTGATGAATCCCATCCCAAATCTACCGAAGGTGACCAGCTGGGGACCATTGAATCATCTCTATTTTGAACTGATGGGTCCCATTGCAAAGATCATCGATGCACAGGGCAACGCATATACGGTTGAAATGGAAAAGATCTATGCTCCCAACGGAAATCAAGGAAATACACAAGGAAACTCCAACCAAACGAACAACCCAAAAATTCAATTCACCATTACAAAAACCGGAGAAAATGCCGTGATGCTCACAGGAGGACTTGTCATCTTTCAAGATGGTACCATCCGGGAGGAGTTGAATGGTTGGCCTAATATTCACGTTAGTGGTCATATTCAGCAGGATCCAATCAAGCACTTGAGCAGCTACTATGCATACTACATTGAAGGACCAGGCTCCCTAGCTCATGTGATAGTGCAGCAAGATGGGACGCTATTATGGCTCGGACATCATCCTTTTTCACGTATGGCTAATCCACCGGGACCTGTAGTCCAAAATTAA
- a CDS encoding ATP-grasp domain-containing protein → MIDLETGRFVLREGVELYPGMTREDFFQSPLYATELYHESDKEDPKEPSYFLKIQNIDGYEMSLDLYFSKHDYLIEIDITKPEFYNWPNWPEDVSEEEYAYAIKRYNDQFLASQIQGSLREGTELWFDYMWGSITSSISLRHTPSVKITIRYDEIPFLEAKGMKFDDIDILDLY, encoded by the coding sequence ATGATCGATTTAGAAACGGGAAGATTTGTCTTACGAGAGGGAGTTGAGCTGTATCCAGGCATGACAAGAGAGGATTTCTTTCAATCCCCATTGTATGCTACTGAGCTCTATCATGAATCGGATAAGGAAGATCCGAAAGAACCTAGTTATTTTCTTAAGATCCAAAATATCGATGGCTATGAAATGAGTCTCGATCTTTATTTTTCCAAGCATGATTATCTTATTGAAATTGATATCACAAAGCCTGAATTCTATAACTGGCCCAATTGGCCTGAGGATGTCAGTGAAGAAGAGTATGCATACGCCATTAAACGCTATAATGATCAATTTTTAGCAAGCCAGATCCAGGGAAGTCTTCGTGAAGGAACAGAGCTATGGTTTGATTATATGTGGGGTTCTATTACCTCTTCTATCAGTTTGAGGCATACTCCAAGTGTCAAAATTACGATACGTTATGACGAGATCCCTTTTTTAGAAGCAAAAGGAATGAAGTTTGATGATATTGATATTCTAGATCTCTATTAG
- a CDS encoding GGDEF domain-containing response regulator — MSVIDSTRIQRFLHHAKATFLAEELQHNHQMMEELLNWCLIPDEERVKKVGLFQGYYAQLIETASALHLDPLAYCASQLANGIVSLHQHTQLSQQVIILAYGLTTIRTELKRAEEELHREVKDEQQDPRAESIIDARTGLYRWSYFSIRFAEEQERYRRSGLSFSIVKIKITPLADIAAKEGTLVHNMLLQQVGEQLQAQLREIDQIYRASDDTFYILLPITNDENAFKAMERVRKRFSYIQFDRPNGGEPVKLTLSVGIVMVQATEQQQAELIAWADIALERALHMENNQSYIYLPDQQAISKYQRKKVLIVEDVEMIGEMVREHLASLDYDVEVVKDGEEAYWKALVFHPHLIILDLVLPKMDGFQLLEKLRAVSEMKRVKVIIISSSHKEEDISRAFKLGIRDFIMKPFSMDLIQERVKRLL; from the coding sequence ATGTCTGTAATTGATTCGACGCGGATTCAGCGCTTCTTGCACCATGCCAAGGCAACTTTTCTTGCTGAAGAATTGCAGCACAATCATCAGATGATGGAAGAGCTTCTCAACTGGTGCCTGATACCAGATGAGGAGCGGGTGAAGAAGGTCGGACTGTTTCAAGGCTACTACGCTCAACTGATTGAGACTGCTTCAGCCCTTCATTTAGACCCATTGGCATATTGTGCAAGCCAATTAGCCAATGGGATAGTATCTCTACATCAACATACACAATTATCACAACAAGTGATTATCCTAGCTTATGGCCTCACAACCATTCGTACCGAGTTGAAGAGAGCAGAGGAAGAACTACATCGAGAGGTGAAGGATGAGCAACAGGATCCACGGGCAGAGTCCATTATTGATGCGAGAACTGGATTATATCGCTGGAGCTACTTCTCGATCCGATTCGCTGAAGAGCAAGAACGTTATCGGCGGAGTGGCCTATCTTTCTCCATCGTGAAGATTAAAATTACACCATTAGCTGACATTGCTGCAAAGGAAGGAACCTTAGTTCACAACATGCTTCTGCAGCAAGTTGGTGAGCAATTGCAAGCGCAGCTACGGGAAATTGATCAGATTTACCGCGCCTCAGATGATACATTCTACATACTCTTGCCGATAACCAATGATGAGAATGCTTTCAAAGCAATGGAACGGGTAAGGAAACGCTTCTCATATATTCAATTTGACCGTCCCAATGGTGGTGAACCCGTTAAGCTCACGCTTTCGGTAGGAATTGTCATGGTACAAGCCACAGAGCAGCAGCAAGCTGAGTTAATCGCTTGGGCAGATATTGCTCTAGAACGTGCTCTTCATATGGAGAATAATCAAAGCTATATCTATCTTCCTGATCAGCAGGCCATTAGCAAGTATCAGCGTAAGAAGGTTTTAATCGTTGAGGATGTAGAAATGATTGGTGAGATGGTGCGAGAACATCTTGCATCACTGGATTATGATGTAGAGGTGGTAAAGGATGGAGAGGAGGCTTATTGGAAGGCGCTTGTCTTCCATCCACACTTAATCATCCTTGATCTGGTACTGCCAAAGATGGATGGCTTCCAACTCCTAGAGAAGCTTCGCGCTGTATCGGAGATGAAAAGAGTTAAGGTAATCATCATCTCATCTAGTCACAAAGAAGAGGACATTTCTCGTGCATTTAAGCTAGGAATTCGTGATTTTATCATGAAACCATTTTCAATGGATCTTATTCAAGAGCGGGTAAAACGTCTTTTATAA
- the thrS gene encoding threonine--tRNA ligase, translated as MIHITFPDGAVREFEAGITAIEVAGTISSSLKKKTYAAVIDGELVDARMPIKKDCQIELVTPEHERIYEVYRHTVTHVMAQAVKRLYPETKLGVGPVIEDGFYYDMDIDTALVPADLEKVENEMRKIIKENLEIERLEVSRAEALAFFEKVGDPYKLELIRDLPEDEVITLYRQGEFTDLCRGPHLPSTGKIKAFKLQQISGAYWRGNSDNKMLQRIYGTAWLTEEELQQHLHFIEEAKARDHRKLGKELKLFMFSDEAPGMPFYLPNGMIIRTQLENFLRELQTEADYLEVRTPLMMNQRLWEQSGHWDHYHENMYFTEVDETKFALKPMNCPGHMLIYKNDLRSYRDLPIRMAEFGQVHRHELSGALNGMMRVRTFTQDDAHIYVRPDQIEEEIKKVIQLIDRLYGVYGFTYSVELSTRPENSMGSDELWEQAEKALQNVLEHLNMEYQLNEGDGAFYGPKIDFHIYDALKRSWQCATVQLDFQMPEKFDLTYIGEDNQRYRPVVIHRAVMGSIDRFIGVLTEHFAGAFPTWLAPVQVKILPVADKHIPYAKELEEQMKQAGIRVRSDERNEKLGYKIREAQMEKVPYMLIVGDKEVEEQSISLRKRGEGDVGSVKLEDLVAQILKEVKEKSL; from the coding sequence ATGATTCATATTACATTTCCAGATGGTGCTGTACGTGAGTTTGAAGCAGGGATTACAGCCATCGAGGTTGCTGGTACAATCAGCTCTAGCCTAAAGAAAAAGACCTATGCTGCTGTAATCGATGGTGAGCTCGTCGATGCAAGAATGCCCATCAAGAAGGATTGTCAGATCGAATTAGTCACACCTGAGCATGAGCGGATCTATGAGGTTTATCGTCATACTGTAACCCATGTGATGGCGCAAGCAGTAAAACGTCTTTACCCAGAGACCAAGCTTGGCGTTGGCCCTGTGATTGAAGATGGATTCTATTACGATATGGATATTGATACTGCTTTAGTACCAGCTGATCTTGAAAAGGTTGAAAATGAAATGCGTAAGATTATTAAAGAGAATCTGGAAATTGAACGCTTAGAAGTCTCCCGAGCTGAGGCATTGGCCTTTTTTGAGAAGGTAGGAGATCCCTATAAGCTGGAACTGATTCGCGATCTTCCAGAGGATGAAGTGATTACCCTCTACCGTCAAGGAGAGTTTACAGACCTGTGCCGTGGACCACATCTTCCTTCTACAGGAAAGATTAAGGCATTCAAATTACAACAAATCTCCGGTGCTTACTGGCGGGGGAATTCAGATAATAAAATGCTACAACGGATCTATGGAACAGCCTGGTTAACCGAGGAAGAGCTTCAACAGCATCTGCATTTTATCGAAGAGGCAAAAGCACGGGATCATCGTAAGCTGGGTAAAGAATTGAAGCTCTTTATGTTCTCCGATGAAGCACCAGGTATGCCATTCTACTTACCCAATGGGATGATCATCCGTACACAGTTGGAAAATTTCCTACGGGAATTACAGACCGAAGCTGACTACTTGGAAGTACGTACTCCATTGATGATGAATCAACGCTTGTGGGAGCAGTCTGGACACTGGGATCACTATCATGAGAATATGTATTTTACTGAGGTGGATGAGACCAAATTTGCGCTGAAACCAATGAACTGTCCAGGACATATGCTGATCTATAAGAATGATCTCCGTTCCTATCGTGATCTCCCCATTCGCATGGCTGAATTTGGACAGGTACACCGCCATGAGCTCTCTGGTGCACTCAATGGGATGATGCGTGTCCGTACCTTTACCCAGGATGATGCCCATATCTATGTCCGTCCTGATCAGATTGAAGAGGAAATTAAAAAGGTTATTCAGCTCATTGACCGCCTCTATGGTGTCTACGGCTTTACCTATTCCGTGGAATTATCTACACGTCCAGAAAACTCCATGGGCTCTGATGAACTCTGGGAGCAAGCTGAAAAAGCCTTACAAAATGTCCTTGAGCATCTCAACATGGAATATCAATTGAATGAAGGCGATGGCGCATTCTATGGACCGAAGATCGACTTCCATATCTACGATGCATTAAAACGAAGCTGGCAATGTGCAACCGTTCAATTGGACTTCCAAATGCCAGAGAAATTTGACTTAACCTATATCGGTGAGGATAATCAACGCTACCGTCCTGTGGTAATCCATCGGGCCGTGATGGGGTCTATTGACCGCTTTATTGGCGTTCTAACAGAGCACTTTGCTGGTGCATTCCCAACCTGGCTGGCACCAGTTCAGGTGAAAATCCTACCCGTCGCCGATAAGCATATCCCCTATGCGAAGGAATTAGAGGAACAAATGAAACAAGCAGGGATCCGTGTTCGCAGCGATGAACGAAATGAAAAACTAGGGTATAAAATCCGTGAAGCGCAGATGGAAAAAGTTCCATATATGCTGATTGTAGGGGACAAGGAAGTAGAAGAGCAATCCATCTCCTTACGTAAACGCGGTGAGGGTGATGTAGGTAGTGTGAAACTGGAGGATCTCGTGGCACAAATCCTTAAAGAGGTTAAAGAGAAAAGCCTATAA
- a CDS encoding DMT family transporter, which produces MRAMLYAILSSVFFATTYVLNRNMELAGGHWIWSASLRFIFMLPFLILIVMWRGKLGLLIQEMKRRPWEWMLWSTVGFGVFYATLCFAAAYGPAWLIAGSFQITIVAGSLLVPFFYEEVATAKGIIRRRKKIPFQGLGMSLVILVGIALMQVENAGQLSMTDILYGLLPVIISAFAYPLGNRKMMEVCEGRLDTIERVLGMTIASLPFWMLLSLYGFVTAGGPSTSQVEQSFFVAIFSGIIATILLFKATDMVRESPRMLASVEAAQAGEVLFSLLGEILFFHAPLPSSISLLGICLVVFGVILHSYQMAKLNSTHVAEPVAQLTIDWAADRDR; this is translated from the coding sequence TTGCGGGCCATGCTTTATGCCATCTTATCGTCTGTGTTCTTTGCTACAACCTATGTTCTGAATCGTAATATGGAGCTAGCAGGTGGACATTGGATCTGGAGTGCTTCGCTACGATTTATCTTTATGCTGCCTTTTCTCATCCTGATCGTGATGTGGCGAGGTAAGCTAGGGCTACTCATTCAAGAAATGAAGCGGAGGCCATGGGAGTGGATGCTCTGGAGTACTGTGGGGTTTGGCGTCTTCTATGCCACCCTATGCTTCGCTGCAGCCTATGGGCCTGCTTGGCTGATTGCGGGATCCTTTCAGATTACCATCGTGGCAGGTTCCTTACTTGTTCCATTTTTCTATGAAGAAGTAGCCACAGCAAAGGGAATCATTCGGCGGCGCAAGAAGATTCCTTTTCAAGGGCTAGGGATGTCCTTGGTTATTCTCGTGGGTATCGCCTTGATGCAGGTAGAGAATGCAGGTCAACTCTCCATGACAGATATTCTCTATGGCTTATTGCCCGTTATTATTTCTGCCTTTGCTTATCCATTGGGCAATCGGAAGATGATGGAGGTCTGTGAGGGAAGACTGGATACTATTGAACGGGTATTAGGCATGACCATTGCTAGTCTGCCTTTCTGGATGCTTCTTTCCCTCTATGGCTTTGTAACAGCAGGTGGTCCTTCAACCTCTCAAGTAGAGCAATCATTCTTCGTTGCCATCTTTTCTGGGATTATTGCTACCATTTTATTGTTTAAGGCCACCGACATGGTACGGGAGAGTCCACGGATGTTAGCCTCCGTGGAGGCAGCACAAGCTGGAGAAGTACTCTTCTCTCTACTTGGTGAGATTCTCTTTTTCCATGCCCCATTACCTAGCTCCATTTCGTTGTTGGGGATCTGCTTAGTTGTCTTCGGGGTTATCCTTCATAGCTATCAGATGGCTAAGTTAAACTCCACTCATGTTGCTGAACCAGTAGCTCAGCTAACCATTGATTGGGCTGCAGATAGGGATCGATGA
- a CDS encoding alpha/beta hydrolase, which translates to MKKKKWIKRISLSLGTLLVIGFIIISIFTGISVFNGSMQMVTNETTSMKQMEPYLEEQGLDLAKFRSEYSIETVQITSSLDGHLIPADYITRNGDKDADTVIMVHGLNGNRTTVYPIATLFLENGYNVLAYDQRSSGDNTAPYTTFGYLESHDLKDYVAYVREQIGEENRIGVWGTSFGGATVGIYLGSEEADKEVGFAILDCPISEMEFMLSTKMEEMDVGIPIDYLMFTGNITTKLKLGFTYEDANVCNYTSNTKVPVIIINSKSDIITPYFMGEDIYQSIPHEQKKIFTVEDSKHAEVFFDYPAEYTEQVLQFITQ; encoded by the coding sequence TTGAAAAAGAAAAAGTGGATCAAGCGAATTAGTCTCTCTCTCGGAACGCTTCTAGTAATCGGTTTCATTATCATTAGTATTTTTACGGGAATCTCTGTGTTTAATGGTTCAATGCAGATGGTAACTAATGAAACAACGAGTATGAAACAGATGGAACCTTATCTTGAAGAACAAGGCCTTGATTTAGCAAAGTTTCGATCAGAATATTCCATTGAAACAGTTCAAATCACATCATCATTAGATGGACATCTCATACCAGCAGATTATATTACGAGGAACGGAGATAAGGACGCAGATACGGTGATTATGGTGCATGGGCTGAATGGAAATCGGACCACCGTCTATCCCATTGCCACCCTCTTCCTAGAGAATGGCTACAATGTATTAGCATATGATCAACGAAGCTCCGGTGATAATACGGCGCCCTACACCACATTTGGTTACCTAGAAAGTCACGATTTAAAGGATTATGTCGCATATGTTCGCGAGCAAATTGGTGAGGAGAACAGGATTGGCGTTTGGGGTACCTCATTCGGAGGAGCAACGGTAGGAATCTACCTTGGATCAGAAGAGGCAGATAAGGAAGTTGGATTTGCCATTTTAGATTGCCCGATTAGTGAGATGGAATTTATGCTATCCACAAAAATGGAAGAAATGGACGTAGGAATACCCATCGATTACTTGATGTTTACAGGAAATATCACCACCAAGCTGAAATTAGGCTTTACATATGAGGACGCCAATGTATGTAACTATACAAGTAATACAAAAGTGCCTGTCATCATTATTAATAGTAAGAGCGATATCATTACACCCTATTTTATGGGCGAGGATATCTATCAATCCATTCCCCATGAGCAGAAAAAAATATTTACTGTGGAAGATAGTAAACATGCAGAGGTATTTTTTGATTATCCTGCTGAATATACAGAGCAAGTTCTTCAGTTTATCACTCAATAA